A single genomic interval of Oenanthe melanoleuca isolate GR-GAL-2019-014 chromosome 13, OMel1.0, whole genome shotgun sequence harbors:
- the PDGFRB gene encoding platelet-derived growth factor receptor beta yields MLCPTLKMCLWLLILTGLLEAAFGDSRLHIEPRDTELVLSLHSTFSLLCYGDRELLWEREGQPLAASLEHRDGVFVSNLTLRNVTGHHTGEYTCTYSPEQAPEPAERRALYIYVPDPSLVFLPAVTSEEVFIFITGYTEAVIPCRVTNPQMQVTLYEKKVENPIPATYDPQQGFKGFFEDKTYFCRTFVDDQEVDSDTFYVYRIQVSSVNVSISAVQTVVRQGENVTVMCTVSGNELVNFNWDYPRRQAGKAVEPVTDFLPGSTHEIRSILIIQNAELEDSGTYVCNVSEGYHEKTDRKDITVQVIERGFVHFHTSLPSTVYAEVHKSHTIQVEVEAYPQPSIVWLKNNRTLTMESSSEFTITSRNLSETRYQTALVLVRVKQEEGGFYTIRASNEDDEQELSFYLQINVPAKVVALKENNSASSGEQTVTCSAEGMPQPEISWSTCSDIKWCSTTGQPRRLLGNESAEMGVQTNASYLAERRLYRVNSTLQLLRLHQPLLLRCTVHNFLGTSSQDITLVPHALPFKVVIISVILALLVLTVISLIILIVLWQKKPRYEIRWKVIESVSSDGHEYIYVDPMQLPYDSTWEVPRDKLVLGRTLGSGAFGRVVEATAHGLSHSRSTMKVAVKMLKSTARSSEKQALMSELKIMSHLGPHLNIVNLLGACTKGGPIYIITEYCRYGDLVDYLHRNKHTFLQCCGDKARREAELYGNAPKEDQLHSHLSMSVESDGGYMDMSKDDSLDYVPMSDMKGEVKYADIDSSNYGTPYELDSYSPSAPERTDRVTLINESPLLSYMDLVGFSFQVANGMEFLASKNCVHRDLAARNVLICEGKLVKICDFGLARDIMRDSNYISKGSTFLPLKWMAPESIFNNLYTTLSDVWSFGILLWEIFTLGGTPYPELPMNEQFYNAIKRGYRMSKPTHASDEIYNIMQKCWEEKFEIRPSFSQLVVLMGNLLVDCYRKRYQQVDEEFMKSDHPAVVRTRPTAAVLNNARRAASSPSSSILYTAVHQSGADNDYIIPLPDPKPETSCDLPQEASISRASSMLNEANTSSTISCDSPLGLRQDEEQESDPQPGCQEPSTGHQEVEESFL; encoded by the exons atgCTGTGCCCCACTCTCAAGATGTGtctctggctcctcatcctcactg GTCTGCTGGAGGCCGCgtttggggacagcaggctgCACATCGAGCCCAGAGACACTGAGCTTGTCCTCAGCCTCCACAGCACCTTCTCCCTCCTGTGCTATGGGgacagagagctgctctgggaacgggaggggcagcccctggctgcctcgctggagcacagggatggtgtCTTTGTCAGCAATCTCACCCTCAGGAACGTGACAGGCCATCACACCGGGGAGTACACGTGCACCTACAGCCCCGAGCAGGCTCCAGAGCCAGCGGAGAGGAGAGCCCTGTACATCTACGTTCCAG ATCCCTCCCTGGTTTTCCTCCCTGCAGTCACCTCTGAAGAGGTCTTCATCTTCATCACGGGCTACACAGAGGCTGTCATCCCATGCCGTGTGACCAACCCACAGATGCAGGTCACCCTCTATGAGAAGAAGGTGGAGAACCCCATCCCAGCTACATATGATCCACAACAGGGGTTTAAAGGCTTCTTTGAGGATAAGACCTATTTCTGCCGGACATTTGTGGATGACCAGGAGGTGGATTCAGACACTTTCTACGTCTACAGGATCCAGG TGTCATCTGTGAACGTGTCCATCAGTGCAGTGCAGACCGTGGTGCGCCAGGGAGAAAACGTCACCGTGATGTGCACCGTGAGCGGCAACGAGCTGGTCAACTTCAACTGGGACTATCCCCGCAGGCAG GCAGGGAAGGCCGTGGAGCCAGTGACTGACTTCCTGCCTGGATCCACTCATGAGATCCGCTCCATCCTCATCATCCAGAACGCAGAGCTGGAGGACAGTGGGACCTATGTCTGCAATGTCTCTGAGGGCTACCATGAGAAAACAGACAGGAAAGACATCACTGTCCAAGTGATCG AGCGTGGCTTTGTGCACTTCcacacctccctgcccagcacagtgtATGCTGAGGTCCACAAGAGCCACACCATCCAGGTGGAAGTGGAGGCTTATCCCCAACCCAGCATTGTGTGGCTGAAGAACAACAGGACATTGAccatggagagcagcagtgagttCACTATCACCAGCAGGAACCTGTCAGAAACCAG GTACCAGACTGCTCTGGTGCTGGTGCGGGTGAAGCAGGAAGAAGGAGGATTTTACACCATTCGGGCTTCCAATGAGGATGATGAGCAGGAGCTCTCCTTCTATCTGCAGATAAATG TGCCAGCCAAAGTGGTGGCTCTCAAGGAGAATAACAGTGCCAGCAGTGGGGAGCAAACTGTAACATGCTCTGCTGAGGGCATGCCCCAGCCAGAGATCAGCTGGTCTACTTGCAGCGACATCAAATG GTGCAGCACCACGGGCCAGCCCAGGCGGCTGCTGGGGAACGAGTCGGCCGAGATGGGCGTGCAGACCAACGCCTCGTACCTGGCGGAGCGGCGGCTCTACCGCGTCAacagcaccctgcagctgctccggctgcaccagcccctgctgctcaggTGCACCGTGCACAACTTCCTGGGCACCAGCTCCCAGGACATCACGCTGGTCCCACACG CCCTGCCGTTCAAGGTGGTCATCATTTCTGTCATCCTGGCCTTGCTGGTCCTCACTGTGATCTCCCTGATCATCCTGATTGTGCTGTGGCAGAAG AAACCTCGTTATGAGATCCGCTGGAAGGTGATTGAGTCAGTCAGCTCTGATGGGCACGAGTACATCTATGTGGATCCCATGCAGCTCCCCTATGACTCCACCTGGGAGGTACCCAGGGACAAGTTGGTGCTAG GACGCACTCTCGGCTCTGGTGCCTTTGGTCGTGTGGTGGAGGCAACAGCCCATGGCCTGAGCCATTCACGGTCCACCATGAAAGTGGCAGTCAAAATGCTCAAGT CCACAGCTCGCAGCAGTGAGAAGCAAGCCCTCATGTCCGAGCTGAAGATCATGAGCCACCTGGGACCTCACCTCAACATTGTCAACTTGCTGGGGGCCTGCACCAAAGGAG GACCCATCTACATCATCACCGAGTACTGCCGCTACGGGGACCTGGTGGATTACCTGCACCGCAACAAGCACaccttcctgcagtgctgcgGGGACAAGGCTCGGCGGGAGGCGGAGCTCTACGGCAACGCCCCCAAGGAGGACCAGCTGCACAG CCACCTCTCCATGTCTGTCGAGAGTGACGGGGGCTACATGGACATGAGCAAGGACGACTCCCTGGACTATGTGCCCATGTCTGACATGAAGGGGGAAGTCAAGTATGCTGACATCGACTCTTCCAACTATGGCACCCCCTATGAGCTGGACAGCTACTCCCCCTCAG CTCCTGAAAGGACAGACCGGGTGACACTGATAAATGAGTCTCCACTCCTCAGCTACATGGACTTGGTGGGCTTCAGCTTCCAGGTGGCCAATGGGATGGAGTTCCTGGCTTCCAAAAAT TGTGTGCACCGTGATCTGGCTGCCAGGAATGTCCTCATCTGTGAGGGGAAGCTGGTGAAGATCTGTGACTTTGGCCTGGCAAGGGACATCATGAGGGATTCCAACTATATCTCCAAAGGCAGT ACCTTCTTGCCCCTTAAGTGGATGGCTCCAGAGAGCATCTTCAACAACCTCTACACCACCCTGAGTGATGTGTGGTCTTTTGGGATTCTTCTTTGGGAGATATTCACTCTAG GAGGCACTCCATACCCTGAGCTGCCTATGAATGAGCAGTTCTACAATGCCATCAAACGTGGCTATCGGATGTCCAAACCCACCCATGCCTCTGATGAAAT CTACAACATCATGCAGAAGTGCTGGGAGGAGAAGTTTGAGATCAGGCCATCCTTCTCACAGCTGGTGGTGCTTATGGGAAACCTCCTGGTGGACTGCTACAGAAAG aggtACCAGCAGGTGGATGAAGAGTTCATGAAGAGTGACCACCCCGCTGTTGTGCGCACCAGACCCACGGCTGCTGTGCTGAACAACGCCCGCCgtgctgccagctcccccagcagcagcatcctctaCACAGCCGTGCACCAGAGCGGGGCTGACAACGACTATATCATCCCTCTGCCCGACCCCAAACCTGAGACAAGCTGTGACCTCCCTCAGGAGGCCTCCATCAGCCGGGCCAG CTCTATGCTGAACGAGGCCAACACATCATCTACAATATCCTGTGACAGCCCTCTGGGCCTCCGGCAGGACGAGGAGCAGGAATCCGacccacagccaggctgccaggagCCAAGCACAGGACACCAAGAGGTGGAGGAGAGCTTCCTGTAG
- the CSF1R gene encoding macrophage colony-stimulating factor 1 receptor, with the protein MGPGDMGPALLLLLTSAGFWHGSASPMISPDLSALVVNTGDPVLLHCSGESEVAWNSKQNTFRNHTTSTLSIPKATYRNTGTYSCGYVNSSDKGIAAIHLFVRDPHNVWYTPQFRVRGIEGMNVDLPCLITAPEYGSSVTLIKDDVSPLPPGTNYSFSAEKGVRLYNVQSKHKGFYRCQAQINGKIKNSSRIRLIMEEALEKPVSVMMDPADHVRIVGEPFHVTCTVIAPSHKYDIRWVTAAKTVMTTKKPDFEDGNYFINDTLSIAAVTMEDSGKYTCVANNSVGFRNASTMLQVVEKGYVHLIPGQATGQEVALGESVELQVHIKAYPKLVKCFWEHTNPLKNSKSTIFKGETIAGNNWYNNTLFLHRLKEGEGGFYTFHAFNNVTSESLTFNISLKSSPRVCKIKVPADDSGTLQCVAIGYPAPRIEWYQCPIHADRYSEDYELIRNDSRPQVVNVLPFQEVEVESIILFEELGDNFTFCCVAINGEGNASDMFHSLTMTSSVMALPNKLFSPVLSTCIGALVLLLLLLLFLLYKYNQKPKYQVRWKIIEACEGNNYIFIDPTQLPYNEKWEFPRNNLQFGKTLGAGAFGKVVEATAFGLGKEDSVLKVAVKMLKSSADTDEQEALMSELKIMSHLGHHENIVNLLGACTCGGPILVITEYCRYGDLLNFLRKKTESIIIQDSALDTSLDSAADYKNIELEKKYIRSDSGFSSQGLETYVEMRPVSSSSSSAASDSAQARGRGSEEEDEAREDLRPLNLSDLLQFSSQVAQGMAFLASKNCIHRDLAARNVLISDGRVAKICDFGLARDIMNDSNYVVKGNARLPVKWMAPESIFDCIYTVQSDVWSYGILLWEIFSLGKSPYPGMLVNSKFYRMVKQGYQMARPDFAPLEMYRIMQACWSLEPTRRPTFDQIVCFIQKELEVHKEQDYTNLPSSAEEDSGCDTSGCCEESCEQEESGQPLLKGNNYQFC; encoded by the exons atgggccctggggacatgggtcctgctctcctcctgctgctcacctcAGCTGGCTTCTGGCATG GCTCAGCATCTCCAATGATCAGCCCTGACCTCTCTGCTCTGGTTGTCAACACGGGTGATCCAGTCCTCTTGCACTGCTCAGGAGAGTCTGAAGTTGCATGGAATAGCAAACAGAATACATTCAGAAACCACACCACCAGCACACTCAGCATTCCCAAGGCCACTTACAGGAATACAGGCACCTATAGCTGTGGTTATGTCAACAGCAGTGACAAGGGCATTGCAGCAATCCACCTGTTTGTGAGAG atcCCCACAATGTGTGGTACACCCCCCAGTTCCGTGTCCGGGGAATCGAAGGTATGAATGTTGATCTCCCCTGCCTCATCACAGCCCCTGAGTACGGATCCAGTGTGACTCTGATAAAGGATGATGTCTCTCCTCTCCCACCTGGGACCAACTACTCCTTCAGTGCTGAGAAAGGAGTGAGGCTGTACAACGTGCAAAGCAAGCATAAAGGTTTTTACCGGTGCCAAGCAcagataaatggaaaaataaagaattcatCAAGAATAAGGCTGATTATGGAAGAAG CCCTGGAGAAGCCCGTGTCGGTCATGATGGACCCTGCAGACCACGTGCGGATCGTGGGCGAGCCGTTCCACGTCACCTGCACAGTGATTGCTCCCTCCCACAAGTACGACATCAGATGGGTGACAGCAGCAAAGACA GTCATGACAACTAAAAAGCCTGACTTTGAAGATGGTAACTACTTCATCAATGACACCCTGTCCATTGCAGCTGTGACCATGGAGGACAGTGGGAAGTACACCTGTGTAGCTAACAATTCAGTAGGATTCAGGAATGCCTCAACAATGCTTCAGGTAGTAG AGAAAGGTTACGTGCACCTGATCCCAGGACAAGCCACCGGCCAGGAGGTCGCTCTGGGAGAGAGTGTGGAGCTGCAGGTCCACATTAAGGCTTACCCAAAACTTGTCAAGTGCTTCTGGGAACACACAAATCCCTTGAAGAACTCTAAATCTACCATATTCAAGGGCGAAACGATCGCTGGAAACAACTG GTACAACAACACACTCTTCCTTCACCGCctgaaggagggagagggagggttCTACACGTTTCATGCCTTCAACAATGTGACCAGTGAATCACTTACCTTCAATATCTCTCTGAAAT CTTCTCCAAGGGTGTGCAAGATCAAGGTGCCAGCCGACGACTCCGGCACCCTGCAGTGCGTGGCCATCGGGTACCCTGCGCCGCGCATCGAGTGGTACCAGTGCCCCATCCACGCCGACAG GTACAGTGAGGACTATGAATTGATAAGGAATGACTCCAGACCACAGGTGGTGAATGTGTTGCCCTTCCAGGAGGTGGAGGTGGAGAGCATCATCCTCTTCGAGGAGCTGGGTGACAATTTCACCTTCTGTTGCGTGGCCATTAACGGGGAAGGAAATGCCTCTGACATGTTTCACTCACTCACCATGACCA GTAGTGTCATGGCCCTTCCAAACAAGCTCTTCAGCCCTGTTCTCTCCACCTGCATAGGTGcattggtgctgctgctcctcctactccttttcctgctctacAAGTACAACCAG AAACCCAAGTACCAGGTGCGGTGGAAGATCATTGAGGCCTGTGAGGGCAATAATTACATCTTTATCGATCCCACTCAGCTGCCATACAATGAAAAATGGGAGTTTCCAAGGAACAACCTCCAATTTG gaaAAACTCTTGGAGCAGGAGCCTTTGGAAAAGTGGTAGAAGCCACAGCTTTTGGGCTGGGCAAAGAAGATTCAGTGCTCAAAGTGGCTGTGAAGATGCTAAAGT CATCAGCAGACACGGATGAGCAGGAGGCTCTCATGTCTGAGCTGAAGATCATGAGTCACTTGGGGCACCACGAGAACATTGTGAACCTGCTGGGGGCATGTACCTGTGGAG ggcCAATCCTTGTCATCACCGAGTACTGTCGCTATGGAGATCTGCTGAATTTCCTCAGGAAGAAGACTGAATCCATAATTATCCAGGATTCTGCCCTGGACACCTCTTTAGACAGTGCTGCTGACTACAAAAACATCGAGCTAGAGAAAAAGTACATCCGCAG TGACAGTGGCTTCTCAAGCCAGGGTTTGGAAACATATGTTGAAATGAGGCCTGTGTCGTCATCATCATCTTCAGCAGCATCAGATTCTGCGCAAGCCAGGG GGAGAGGCTCGGAGGAAGAAGATGAAGCCAGGGAGGATCTCCGTCCCCTCAACCTCTCTGACCTGCTGCAGTTCTCCAGCCAGGTGGCCCAGGGCATGGCATTCCTGGCCTCAAAGAAC TGCATCCACCGTGACTTAGCAGCCAGGAATGTGCTCATATCAGATGGACGGGTAGCCAAGATCTGCGACTTTGGCCTGGCCCGGGACATCATGAATGACTCCAATTACGTTGTGAAAGGCAAT GCCCGCCTGCCCGTGAAATGGATGGCCCCAGAGAGCATCTTTGACTGCATTTACACAGTGCAGAGTGATGTGTGGTCTTACGGCATCCTGCTCTGGGAGATCTTCTCTCTTG GGAAGAGCCCCTATCCTGGCATGTTGGTGAACAGCAAGTTCTACAGGATGGTGAAGCAGGGATACCAGATGGCCAGGCCTGACTTTGCTCCCTTGGAAAT GTACAGGATCATGCAGGCATGTTGGAGCCTGGAGCCCACACGGAGACCCACCTTTGACCAGATTGTCTGCTTCATCCAGAAAGAGCTGGAAGTGCATAAGGAACAG GACTACACCAACCTCCCCTCCAGTGCTGAGGAAGACAGTGGCTGCGACACCTCGGGCTGCTGTGAGGAGTCCTGCGAGCAAGAGGAGAgtgggcagcccctgctcaAGGGCAACAACTACCAGTTCTGTTAG